The following are from one region of the Yoonia sp. R2331 genome:
- a CDS encoding VWA domain-containing protein, giving the protein MFLPFFDNLRRANVPVSLREFLAFLEGMKAGLATYDIEAFYFLARTIMVKDERHLDRFDQAFAATFEGLETIPDSAVMDAVDVPADWLTKMAEKHLSAEEKAEIEALGGFDKLMETLKKRLEEQKGRHQGGSKWVGTAGTSPFGAYGYNPEGVRIGQNDSRHQRAVKVWDKREFRNLDDSVELGTRNIKVALKRLRRWARDGAADELDLQGTIRKTAEHGYLDVQTRPERRNAVKVLLFLDVGGSMDPHIKVVEELFSAAKVEFKHLEHFYFHNCLYEGVWRDNRRRWNAQTPTWDLLRTYGADYKCIFVGDASMSPYEIAYPGGANEHMNAEAGSTWLARARDQWPNHLWINPLPEHYWPYTQSIAMIQDIFGADRMVPMTLSGIERGMKVLT; this is encoded by the coding sequence ATGTTCCTGCCCTTCTTCGACAACCTGCGCCGGGCCAATGTCCCAGTCAGCTTGCGCGAATTTCTGGCCTTTCTCGAAGGCATGAAGGCCGGCCTTGCCACCTACGACATCGAGGCTTTCTACTTTCTGGCCCGCACCATTATGGTCAAGGACGAACGCCACCTTGACCGCTTTGATCAGGCCTTTGCGGCGACCTTCGAGGGGTTGGAAACCATCCCAGACAGCGCCGTGATGGACGCCGTCGACGTCCCTGCCGACTGGCTGACCAAGATGGCCGAAAAACATCTGAGCGCCGAAGAAAAAGCCGAGATTGAAGCTTTAGGCGGGTTCGATAAGCTAATGGAAACGCTCAAGAAACGGCTTGAAGAACAAAAGGGGCGACATCAGGGCGGCTCAAAATGGGTTGGCACCGCTGGCACCTCTCCCTTTGGCGCTTATGGCTATAATCCCGAAGGTGTGCGCATCGGCCAGAATGACAGCCGCCACCAGCGGGCGGTCAAGGTCTGGGACAAACGCGAATTTCGCAACCTGGATGACAGCGTTGAACTGGGCACCCGCAACATCAAGGTGGCCCTGAAGCGCCTGCGCCGTTGGGCCCGCGACGGGGCCGCGGACGAGCTTGATCTGCAGGGCACGATCCGCAAGACGGCTGAACACGGCTATCTTGATGTGCAAACCCGGCCAGAGCGGCGCAATGCCGTAAAAGTGCTTTTGTTTCTTGACGTTGGCGGGTCAATGGATCCGCACATCAAAGTGGTGGAAGAGCTGTTCAGCGCCGCCAAGGTGGAGTTCAAGCACCTTGAGCACTTCTATTTCCACAACTGTCTGTATGAAGGCGTTTGGCGCGACAATCGCCGTCGCTGGAACGCGCAAACGCCGACTTGGGACCTATTGCGCACCTATGGTGCCGACTACAAATGCATCTTTGTGGGCGATGCGTCGATGTCGCCTTATGAAATCGCCTATCCCGGCGGCGCCAATGAACATATGAACGCCGAAGCGGGCAGCACATGGCTGGCCCGTGCCCGCGACCAATGGCCGAACCATCTGTGGATCAATCCGTTGCCTGAACATTATTGGCCCTATACGCAGTCGATCGCGATGATCCAGGATATTTTTGGCGCGGACCGCATGGTGCCAATGACACTGTCGGGGATTGAGCGTGGCATGAAGGTCCTGACCTGA
- a CDS encoding MOSC domain-containing protein: protein MRLAAICTGRAQPIKAKSGRTGHFKVPQAGAVNVTPKGAEGDVIVDTAHHGGPDQAIYLLGEADRLWWQSTLNTPLPAGFMGENMLIDALDSADLALGDRLEVGTVTLQITAPRVPCVTFAARIGDPGGVKRFLASGHPGAYARVLRSGAVSAFDPVRHMPIDSDRISVVDHLRRYAQKDMDAAYLRRLLTIPAHYGMHELARHHLGEDAERD from the coding sequence ATGCGCCTCGCCGCCATCTGCACCGGGCGCGCCCAGCCGATCAAAGCCAAGTCGGGCCGCACCGGACACTTCAAGGTGCCACAAGCCGGTGCAGTCAATGTGACACCCAAAGGTGCGGAAGGCGATGTGATCGTCGACACCGCCCACCACGGCGGCCCGGATCAAGCGATCTATCTGCTGGGTGAGGCTGACCGGCTTTGGTGGCAATCTACATTGAACACGCCGCTTCCTGCCGGTTTCATGGGGGAAAACATGCTGATCGACGCGCTGGATAGCGCCGATCTTGCCCTTGGCGATCGGCTAGAGGTGGGCACGGTCACTTTGCAAATTACCGCGCCGCGCGTGCCCTGTGTGACGTTTGCCGCCCGCATTGGCGACCCTGGCGGGGTGAAACGTTTTTTGGCGTCGGGCCACCCTGGCGCCTATGCGCGGGTGCTACGATCTGGCGCGGTGAGTGCATTTGATCCAGTGCGGCACATGCCGATTGACAGCGACCGGATCAGCGTAGTGGATCACCTGCGGCGATATGCGCAAAAAGACATGGATGCCGCATATCTTAGGCGTTTGCTGACGATCCCAGCACATTACGGGATGCACGAACTGGCGCGTCACCACCTTGGCGAAGACGCAGAACGCGATTGA
- a CDS encoding M24 family metallopeptidase, translating to MTLHFDPAEYAARQSRALSAMQDAGFDALLMFAPESHFWICGYDTFGFAMFQCLVLTASGDLHLLTRTPDLRQAQLTSTLPNSHIHIWSESHDSNPADDLARLLADLGVTGRIGFENATAGLTDHNGQLLRHALPGLVQAPDLIRDLRRDKSSAEVAMHRRAAALSDDALDAALAITRADAFEGDILAAMQGAVFKGGGDYAGNEFVIGSGPGALLCRYYSGRRHLDASDQLTLEWSGTYARYHAAMMRTVIIGTPTDAQRRMHAAAEQALLACEAAIKPGAPMGDVHAAHCDVFDRAGFGHARLQACGYGMGAIYNPIWVDFPMFTAGNPTLMRENQVFFLHMILMDSHAGLAMTLGHSVLVTSDGCERLSRHDTALLTR from the coding sequence ATGACCTTGCACTTTGATCCCGCCGAATATGCCGCGCGACAATCGCGCGCCCTTTCTGCCATGCAGGACGCAGGCTTTGACGCGCTTTTGATGTTCGCGCCTGAAAGCCATTTCTGGATTTGCGGCTACGACACCTTTGGCTTTGCCATGTTCCAATGCCTTGTGCTGACGGCCTCGGGCGATCTGCACTTGCTGACACGGACGCCCGATCTGCGGCAAGCGCAGCTGACAAGCACCCTGCCCAACAGTCACATTCATATCTGGTCTGAAAGCCACGATAGCAATCCGGCTGATGATCTCGCTCGTCTGTTGGCCGATCTTGGCGTCACTGGCCGTATCGGGTTTGAAAACGCGACCGCCGGGCTGACGGACCACAACGGCCAGCTTTTGCGGCATGCCCTGCCCGGTCTAGTGCAAGCGCCAGACCTGATCCGCGACCTGCGCCGCGACAAATCCTCCGCAGAGGTCGCGATGCACCGCCGCGCAGCGGCCTTGTCTGACGACGCCCTTGATGCAGCTCTTGCCATCACCCGCGCAGACGCGTTCGAGGGCGACATTCTGGCCGCCATGCAAGGTGCGGTGTTCAAAGGCGGCGGCGACTATGCAGGCAATGAGTTCGTGATCGGCTCTGGTCCTGGGGCGCTTCTGTGTCGCTACTATTCAGGCCGCCGTCATCTGGATGCCTCTGATCAACTGACGCTCGAATGGTCGGGCACTTATGCGCGTTATCACGCCGCGATGATGCGCACGGTGATCATCGGCACTCCGACCGATGCGCAACGCCGGATGCATGCCGCGGCGGAACAGGCGCTTCTGGCCTGTGAGGCCGCAATCAAACCCGGCGCACCAATGGGCGATGTCCACGCTGCCCATTGCGACGTGTTCGACAGGGCCGGGTTCGGCCACGCCCGGCTACAGGCCTGCGGATATGGCATGGGCGCAATCTATAACCCGATCTGGGTAGATTTTCCGATGTTCACCGCTGGCAACCCAACACTGATGCGCGAAAATCAGGTGTTCTTTTTGCATATGATCTTGATGGATAGCCACGCGGGACTTGCCATGACCCTGGGCCATTCGGTTTTGGTGACTTCAGATGGTTGCGAACGCCTGTCGCGGCACGATACCGCACTGCTGACCCGGTGA
- a CDS encoding M48 family metallopeptidase has protein sequence MLKLTPILLAVLYGFAMYRLSVWRLGRELDEKSTELTDPVLRVLCNQMAEALELPRIKVHIYEIEPINGLAAPDGRIFITRGFLNKYRAGAVSAEELASVIAHELGHVALGHARRRMIDFSGQNAARTALAMVLNRFLPGVGALIASGLMTLLAARLSRVDEFEADAYASALLVKAGIGTAPQKSLFGKLETITGARGAATPAWMLSHPKTPERIAAIEANEAKWVG, from the coding sequence ATGTTAAAGCTGACCCCTATCTTGCTGGCCGTGCTTTATGGCTTTGCGATGTACCGCTTGTCCGTGTGGCGGCTGGGGCGCGAACTTGACGAGAAATCAACAGAGCTAACCGATCCGGTCCTCCGCGTGCTGTGTAACCAAATGGCCGAGGCGCTGGAGCTGCCGCGCATCAAGGTCCACATCTACGAGATTGAACCGATCAACGGGCTGGCCGCACCTGATGGGCGGATCTTCATTACCCGTGGGTTCTTGAACAAATACCGTGCCGGCGCCGTTTCGGCAGAAGAGCTGGCCAGCGTCATCGCGCACGAATTGGGCCATGTGGCACTTGGCCACGCCCGCCGTCGCATGATCGACTTCTCCGGCCAGAATGCTGCGCGCACAGCGCTGGCAATGGTGTTGAATCGTTTCTTGCCCGGCGTCGGCGCGTTGATTGCGAGCGGATTGATGACGCTGCTGGCTGCCCGTCTGTCCCGCGTCGATGAATTTGAAGCGGACGCCTATGCCTCTGCCCTACTGGTCAAGGCAGGGATCGGCACCGCTCCGCAAAAGTCGCTCTTTGGCAAGTTGGAAACCATCACCGGCGCGCGTGGGGCTGCGACACCTGCATGGATGCTCAGCCATCCCAAGACGCCCGAACGCATCGCCGCGATTGAGGCGAATGAAGCAAAATGGGTCGGATGA
- a CDS encoding GNAT family N-acetyltransferase, whose product MTYSFRNATLDDLDLLMGWQANPHVAAWWDTDAPYDADDLADPRVARWIVSIADRSFAYMQDYTVHGWDEHHFAYLPAGARGIDQYIGEPDLIGCGHGTAFIGARMQALFDAGAPVIATDPHPENKRAISAYSKLGFRPDGPPQKTKWGLILPMRASR is encoded by the coding sequence ATGACTTACAGTTTCCGCAATGCTACGCTGGATGATCTGGACCTGCTGATGGGATGGCAAGCCAATCCTCACGTTGCCGCATGGTGGGATACCGATGCGCCTTATGACGCCGACGACCTCGCCGACCCGCGCGTTGCCCGCTGGATCGTCTCGATCGCTGACCGCTCATTTGCCTATATGCAGGACTACACCGTCCACGGTTGGGACGAGCACCATTTCGCCTATCTGCCCGCCGGTGCGCGCGGGATTGATCAGTATATCGGTGAACCCGATCTGATCGGCTGCGGGCACGGAACCGCATTCATTGGTGCGCGCATGCAGGCGCTCTTTGATGCTGGCGCGCCGGTCATTGCCACAGACCCGCATCCCGAAAATAAACGCGCCATATCCGCCTACTCCAAACTTGGGTTTCGGCCAGACGGGCCGCCTCAAAAGACGAAATGGGGTTTGATCTTGCCGATGCGCGCCAGCAGATAA
- a CDS encoding RSP_2648 family PIN domain-containing protein, translated as MRMLLDACVLYPTVMREVLIGCARAGLYEPRWSPRILEEWARAAMKLGPEGEVIARGEVAALRADFPQAEITVPAGKLAQFWLPDPDDIHVLAAAVVGSCDGIVTANAKDFPGNLLAEEGLFRADPDGFLIRLYDEAPDQVRGVGGSVLAEARRLSGEDWTMRALMKKARLPRLGKRLAAA; from the coding sequence ATGAGGATGCTGCTGGATGCCTGCGTGCTGTATCCAACTGTCATGCGCGAGGTGTTGATCGGCTGCGCGCGCGCTGGCCTATATGAACCGCGCTGGTCGCCACGCATTCTGGAGGAATGGGCGCGGGCGGCGATGAAGTTGGGACCAGAGGGTGAGGTGATTGCACGGGGCGAGGTCGCAGCCTTGCGCGCTGACTTTCCGCAGGCAGAGATAACGGTGCCAGCGGGCAAGCTGGCGCAGTTCTGGCTTCCGGACCCTGATGACATCCACGTGCTGGCGGCAGCAGTCGTTGGGTCCTGCGACGGGATCGTGACGGCGAATGCCAAAGATTTTCCGGGGAACTTGCTGGCGGAAGAAGGGCTTTTTCGTGCGGACCCTGATGGCTTCTTGATCCGGCTCTATGACGAGGCCCCAGATCAGGTCCGGGGCGTCGGAGGCAGCGTGCTGGCAGAGGCACGGCGGCTATCTGGCGAGGATTGGACCATGCGTGCGCTGATGAAAAAGGCGCGGTTACCGCGACTGGGAAAGCGGCTAGCGGCAGCATAG
- a CDS encoding RSP_2647 family RNA methyltransferase has product MTEPTYPIVRLTPKADARAVRHGFPWVYANELVTDRRTRKLPGGSLAVLEDSNRVTMGVVAVNPASKIICRMLDRDPAAIIDEAWFASRLSSALAHRDKLYTEPFYRLVHAESDGLPGVIIDRFGDVAVVQPNAAWADALIEPLVAALQSVTGVGTVVLNGTGRARNLEGLDDVTRVAAGAAPEAPVPVPMNGAIYMADVMGGQKTGLFYDQRPNHAFAASLAHGARVLDVFSHVGGFGLACLAGGASKVLAVDGSAAALELADAGAKASGVAERFATRKGDAFDVLAALAEEGETFDMVICDPPAFAPNRQALDAGLRAYERVARLAAALVAEGGYLGLCSCSHAADLTKFRNASARGIGRGGRRGQIVHTGFAGPDHPLMPHLAESGYLKAVFFRL; this is encoded by the coding sequence ATGACAGAGCCAACTTACCCCATTGTCCGCCTGACACCAAAAGCCGATGCGCGTGCCGTGCGCCACGGGTTCCCTTGGGTCTATGCCAATGAACTTGTGACGGACCGGCGCACCCGCAAATTGCCGGGCGGGTCCCTCGCGGTGCTTGAAGACAGCAACCGCGTGACGATGGGGGTGGTTGCGGTCAATCCGGCCAGCAAGATTATCTGCCGGATGCTTGACCGTGACCCAGCCGCCATCATTGATGAGGCGTGGTTTGCTTCCCGGTTGTCTTCGGCGCTGGCGCATCGCGATAAGCTTTATACTGAACCGTTCTACCGCTTGGTCCATGCAGAAAGCGACGGCCTGCCGGGGGTGATTATTGACCGCTTTGGCGATGTCGCGGTGGTGCAGCCCAACGCGGCATGGGCGGATGCGTTGATTGAACCGCTTGTGGCCGCGCTGCAAAGCGTGACCGGGGTCGGCACGGTTGTGTTGAACGGGACGGGACGGGCGCGCAATCTGGAAGGGCTGGATGATGTCACACGCGTGGCTGCCGGGGCCGCGCCAGAGGCACCGGTCCCGGTGCCGATGAACGGTGCCATCTATATGGCCGACGTGATGGGGGGGCAGAAGACCGGGCTTTTCTATGATCAACGTCCGAACCATGCCTTTGCCGCATCTCTTGCCCACGGTGCGCGGGTGTTGGATGTCTTTTCGCATGTGGGCGGCTTTGGGCTGGCCTGTCTGGCGGGCGGGGCGTCCAAAGTGTTGGCCGTTGACGGGTCTGCCGCCGCACTGGAACTTGCCGATGCGGGGGCCAAGGCCAGCGGCGTGGCGGAGCGCTTTGCCACCCGCAAGGGCGATGCCTTTGACGTGTTGGCCGCGCTGGCCGAAGAAGGTGAAACCTTTGATATGGTGATCTGTGATCCACCCGCCTTTGCGCCTAACCGGCAGGCCTTGGACGCGGGCTTGCGCGCTTATGAACGCGTCGCGCGTCTTGCGGCCGCGCTGGTGGCCGAGGGTGGTTATCTGGGGCTGTGTTCCTGCAGCCATGCCGCTGACCTGACCAAATTTCGCAACGCCAGCGCCCGCGGGATCGGGCGTGGCGGCAGGCGCGGGCAGATTGTGCATACCGGATTTGCCGGGCCGGACCATCCGCTGATGCCGCATCTGGCCGAAAGCGGATACCTCAAGGCGGTGTTCTTCCGCCTATGA
- the edd gene encoding phosphogluconate dehydratase has translation MALHPKIAEVTDRIRARSEEPRRKYLDSMAAAAAAGPRRAHLTCGNQAHAYAAMGEQKDALVAESAPNLGIITAYNDMLSAHQPFETYPNLIRKAAQAAGATAQVAGGVPAMCDGVTQGQTGMELSLFSRDVIALAAGVGLSHNTFDAALYLGVCDKIVPGLIIAAATFGYIPSIFLPAGPMVSGLPNDEKQAVRQEFAKGNIGREELMKAEMASYHGPGTCTFYGTANTNQMLMEFMGLHMPGASFVNPGTPLREALTVAGVERAAQITALGNQYTPASDILDERAFVNGLVGLMATGGSTNLVIHLPAMARAAGVILDLQDFSDISDVVPLMAKVYPNGLADVNHFHAAGGLGYMIGELLNAGLLHDDTKTVAGDGLERYTQEPKLDGDRVAYAPGTKDTLNDKILRPVSDPFSHHGGLTQLAGNLGRGVMKSSAVSEDRHIIEAPARVFHTQDAVKEAFKAGELTDDVVVVVRFQGPKSNGMPELHGLTPILSVMQGRGQRVALVTDGRMSGASGKVPSAIHLCPEAADGGPIGRITDGDIVRLDATKGTIDVIGVDLDSRPVATVDLTGNGTGVGRELFEVFRKNVGLAADGAGVCV, from the coding sequence ATGGCACTGCATCCCAAGATTGCCGAAGTCACCGACCGCATCCGCGCCCGATCCGAGGAGCCGCGCCGGAAATACCTTGATAGCATGGCCGCGGCAGCCGCCGCTGGCCCGCGTCGCGCGCATCTGACCTGCGGCAATCAGGCCCATGCCTATGCCGCGATGGGCGAACAAAAGGACGCGCTGGTCGCCGAATCCGCCCCCAATCTGGGGATCATTACCGCCTATAACGATATGCTGTCGGCCCATCAGCCGTTTGAAACCTACCCGAACCTTATTCGCAAGGCCGCACAGGCGGCAGGCGCGACAGCGCAGGTCGCTGGCGGCGTGCCCGCCATGTGTGATGGCGTGACCCAGGGCCAGACAGGCATGGAACTGTCGCTTTTTTCGCGCGACGTGATCGCATTGGCCGCAGGTGTCGGCCTGTCCCACAACACATTTGACGCAGCCCTTTACCTTGGTGTCTGTGACAAGATCGTTCCGGGCTTAATTATCGCAGCAGCCACCTTCGGCTATATCCCGTCGATCTTCCTGCCCGCCGGTCCGATGGTCTCTGGTCTGCCCAATGACGAAAAACAGGCCGTGCGGCAGGAATTCGCCAAAGGCAATATCGGCCGTGAAGAGCTTATGAAGGCTGAAATGGCCAGCTACCATGGCCCCGGCACCTGCACCTTCTATGGCACCGCCAATACCAACCAGATGCTGATGGAATTCATGGGGCTGCATATGCCTGGCGCGTCTTTCGTGAACCCCGGCACGCCGTTGCGCGAAGCGCTGACCGTGGCGGGCGTTGAACGCGCCGCCCAGATCACGGCACTTGGCAATCAGTATACACCTGCGTCTGACATCCTTGACGAACGCGCCTTTGTGAATGGTCTTGTGGGGTTGATGGCAACGGGAGGGTCGACCAATCTTGTGATCCACCTGCCCGCTATGGCCCGGGCCGCAGGCGTCATTCTGGATCTTCAGGACTTCTCGGATATTTCCGATGTGGTGCCGTTGATGGCCAAGGTCTACCCCAACGGGCTTGCCGACGTGAACCACTTCCATGCCGCAGGTGGCCTCGGCTATATGATTGGCGAGTTGCTCAATGCAGGTCTCTTGCATGACGACACCAAAACCGTCGCAGGCGACGGGCTGGAACGCTACACGCAGGAACCCAAGCTCGACGGCGACCGCGTTGCCTATGCCCCCGGCACCAAGGATACACTGAATGACAAGATCCTTCGCCCTGTCTCTGACCCCTTCAGCCATCACGGTGGCCTGACTCAACTGGCCGGAAATCTTGGACGCGGCGTGATGAAATCCTCTGCCGTGTCCGAAGACCGCCATATCATCGAGGCCCCCGCCCGCGTCTTTCATACTCAGGATGCCGTCAAAGAGGCCTTCAAGGCAGGCGAGTTGACGGACGATGTCGTTGTCGTGGTGCGCTTTCAAGGGCCCAAATCCAACGGCATGCCGGAATTGCACGGGCTGACACCGATACTGTCGGTGATGCAAGGCCGTGGTCAACGTGTGGCGCTTGTCACTGACGGTCGCATGTCTGGCGCGTCGGGCAAGGTACCTTCGGCCATTCACCTCTGCCCAGAGGCCGCGGACGGCGGCCCGATAGGAAGGATCACAGATGGCGACATTGTTCGCCTTGATGCCACCAAAGGGACCATCGACGTGATCGGTGTTGATCTGGACAGCCGTCCTGTGGCCACCGTCGACCTGACCGGCAATGGCACCGGCGTGGGTCGCGAACTTTTCGAGGTGTTTCGCAAGAATGTCGGCCTCGCGGCTGATGGCGCGGGTGTTTGCGTCTGA
- the eda gene encoding bifunctional 4-hydroxy-2-oxoglutarate aldolase/2-dehydro-3-deoxy-phosphogluconate aldolase, with product MTPQTASDKNRALCLMAPVVPVLVIDDAGQAAGLAQALVAGGLPALEVTLRTPAALDAIREMAAVPGGVVGAGTLLTPKDVEAAKAAGAQFGVSPGATDILLDACEANDLPLLPGAATASEAMRLLERGYTVQKFFPAEANGGAPALKAIGAPIPQVSFCPTGGVSLKYANDYLSLSNTLCVGGSWVAPKDAVAAGDWDKITALAAEAAALPR from the coding sequence ATGACCCCGCAAACCGCATCTGACAAAAACCGCGCTCTCTGTTTGATGGCCCCTGTTGTGCCCGTTCTGGTTATTGACGACGCAGGTCAGGCCGCAGGTCTTGCACAGGCCCTGGTCGCAGGCGGGTTGCCCGCGCTTGAGGTCACGCTGCGCACACCCGCCGCACTTGATGCGATCCGCGAAATGGCTGCCGTGCCCGGTGGCGTGGTCGGGGCGGGCACATTGCTGACCCCCAAAGACGTCGAAGCCGCCAAAGCTGCAGGCGCGCAATTTGGCGTCTCTCCGGGGGCCACGGACATCCTGCTTGACGCTTGCGAGGCCAACGACCTGCCGCTTTTGCCCGGTGCAGCCACCGCCTCTGAAGCGATGCGCCTGCTAGAGCGCGGATACACCGTACAAAAGTTTTTCCCGGCAGAGGCGAACGGCGGCGCGCCCGCACTCAAGGCCATTGGCGCACCGATCCCGCAGGTCAGCTTTTGCCCGACAGGCGGCGTCAGCCTTAAGTATGCCAATGATTACCTGTCGCTCTCCAACACGCTTTGCGTGGGTGGTTCTTGGGTCGCGCCCAAAGATGCCGTTGCAGCCGGTGACTGGGACAAGATCACAGCCCTCGCGGCAGAGGCCGCCGCACTTCCACGCTAA